The Kitasatospora sp. NBC_00374 genome has a segment encoding these proteins:
- a CDS encoding S8 family peptidase codes for MSDGLWRFRRRDVLVPQLSGPRGSRSPQNRWLPTGNGRRPSRRFDRARSRQVAINTQTGAPWGIARISYRPKPTSVTFERYVYDERAGEGVDIYVLDTGVHTAHLGFGGRARQGVNVTGGGNDDTVGHGTHLAGTAAGSKYGVAKNASVIAVKVTDNMLANPGNIAEGLAWTTEQAQSSGRPSIALIGSCQSRNLALDEQVNDAARQGLFVVVPAGDDNKDALNYSPSGASGAFTVGASNIRDERAFWSNHGPGIDVFAPGFNIPSAFIGGPNTANIMSGTAQAAAHIAGLAAYLLSTTDGLTTTTVRDAITQLATRDLLTAVPTPTSNLLAFNNATP; via the coding sequence GTGTCGGACGGTCTCTGGCGTTTTCGTCGTCGCGATGTGCTGGTTCCGCAGCTGAGTGGCCCTCGGGGCAGTCGCAGTCCGCAGAACCGGTGGCTGCCGACGGGCAATGGGCGCCGGCCGTCCCGCCGTTTCGATCGAGCCAGGAGCAGACAGGTGGCCATCAACACCCAGACAGGCGCGCCGTGGGGGATCGCCCGGATCTCCTACCGTCCGAAGCCGACATCCGTCACGTTCGAAAGGTACGTGTACGACGAGCGGGCCGGCGAAGGGGTGGACATCTACGTCCTGGACACCGGCGTCCACACCGCCCACCTCGGGTTCGGAGGGCGTGCCCGGCAGGGCGTCAACGTGACGGGCGGCGGAAACGACGACACCGTCGGGCACGGAACCCACCTGGCCGGCACGGCCGCCGGCTCGAAGTACGGTGTCGCGAAGAACGCGTCGGTCATCGCCGTGAAGGTGACGGACAACATGCTCGCGAACCCCGGGAACATCGCCGAGGGCCTGGCCTGGACGACGGAACAGGCCCAGTCGTCCGGACGACCGTCCATCGCCCTGATCGGTTCCTGCCAGTCGCGAAACCTCGCACTCGACGAACAAGTCAATGACGCCGCCCGCCAAGGGCTCTTCGTCGTCGTGCCGGCCGGCGACGATAACAAGGACGCCCTCAACTACTCGCCATCCGGCGCCTCCGGGGCCTTCACCGTGGGCGCCTCCAACATCCGAGACGAGCGCGCCTTCTGGTCCAACCACGGGCCGGGCATCGACGTCTTCGCCCCCGGATTCAACATCCCCTCCGCCTTCATCGGCGGCCCGAACACTGCCAACATCATGTCCGGCACGGCGCAGGCAGCCGCCCACATCGCCGGCCTGGCCGCCTATCTACTGTCGACGACTGACGGACTGACCACCACCACCGTCCGAGACGCCATCACGCAACTGGCCACACGTGACCTGCTGACTGCCGTCCCGACGCCAACCAGCAACCTCCTGGCGTTCAACAACGCCACGCCCTGA
- the mscL gene encoding large conductance mechanosensitive channel protein MscL — protein sequence MLHGFKKFIMRGNVIDLAVAFVMGAAFVAVVNSLVSDLLTPLIAAIFGNQDFSALTFTINGSVFRYGAFINALISFVLIAAALYFFVVAPLNTLADRRRRKAGLPILDEPPTELELLTQMRDLLREAQRR from the coding sequence GTGCTGCACGGGTTCAAGAAGTTCATCATGCGCGGGAACGTGATCGACCTGGCCGTCGCCTTCGTGATGGGCGCCGCATTCGTCGCGGTGGTGAACAGCCTGGTGAGCGACCTGCTGACCCCCCTGATCGCGGCCATCTTCGGCAACCAGGACTTCTCGGCGCTCACCTTCACGATCAACGGCAGCGTCTTCCGCTACGGCGCGTTCATCAACGCGCTGATCTCGTTCGTGTTGATCGCCGCCGCGCTGTACTTCTTCGTCGTCGCACCGCTCAACACCCTCGCCGATCGCCGCCGCCGCAAGGCCGGTCTCCCAATCCTGGACGAGCCGCCGACCGAGCTCGAGCTGCTGACCCAGATGCGGGACCTGCTGCGCGAAGCGCAGCGTCGCTGA
- a CDS encoding MATE family efflux transporter produces the protein MAWAVGLVLAVTVANTALFVRALPAARHTTHPHGVPRRHMAAYAAADYIGQLGQVAVSKSLPLLILAHLGAEQTAYYSLAYLITDTLYQAAYSMGQSLTVEGAAEPDKLAEHARHMLRHTTILIAPATAVTVAAAPWILQLFGTDYAEHGTTVMRLMALSALPNILFGTAVHVARVRRSLLLLAGLQLAFAGLLLVLVLVLMPGTGSPASARPGSPPAAPSRSVWPPPSTAGCPQVRRGAEPGQEPTGTTVPQAGTRRRSN, from the coding sequence GTGGCCTGGGCGGTAGGCCTCGTACTCGCCGTCACCGTGGCGAACACGGCGCTGTTCGTCCGGGCCCTGCCCGCCGCCCGGCACACCACCCACCCCCACGGCGTACCGCGCCGGCACATGGCGGCCTACGCCGCAGCCGACTACATCGGCCAACTCGGCCAAGTCGCCGTCTCCAAATCCCTGCCCCTGCTCATCCTCGCCCACCTCGGAGCCGAACAGACCGCCTACTACTCCCTCGCCTACCTCATCACCGACACCCTCTACCAAGCCGCCTACAGCATGGGCCAGTCCCTCACCGTCGAAGGCGCCGCCGAACCCGACAAACTCGCCGAACACGCCCGCCACATGCTCCGCCACACCACCATCCTCATCGCCCCCGCCACCGCCGTCACCGTCGCCGCCGCACCCTGGATCCTCCAACTGTTCGGCACCGACTACGCCGAACACGGCACCACCGTCATGCGCCTCATGGCACTGTCCGCCCTGCCCAACATCCTCTTCGGCACCGCCGTCCACGTCGCCCGCGTCCGCCGCTCCCTGCTGCTCCTGGCCGGGCTGCAGCTCGCCTTCGCCGGCCTGCTCCTGGTCCTCGTCCTCGTGCTCATGCCCGGTACGGGCTCACCGGCGTCGGCGCGGCCTGGCTCGCCACCAGCTGCACCATCGCGCTCGGTCTGGCCGCCACCTTCCACCGCTGGCTGCCCACAAGTCCGCCGCGGCGCTGAGCCCGGCCAAGAGCCGACCGGGACCACCGTGCCGCAGGCGGGCACGCGGAGGAGAAGCAACTGA
- a CDS encoding lantibiotic dehydratase, with translation MTVNDPEHRRRAQPIYRPLGWAVVRAPLLPVDALATAGAATGGDTLMPDAPQVRLAVEVASRDLAAALHRTRPDDPEARRVRRKLTRYLIRMCTRPTPFGVFAGVGLARWSDHTDLALGPYPPRTRTRPDMAWLLGLIHRLEEEPEIRAGLRLVTNAAVVLRGEHALLRDAEADGAADTVSVRLTPAVRQVLETARHPVAADDLAAGLAGLAGATPDKAARLVERLRAQGFLQTDLRPPLTNGDPATHVRERLAAVPGARELAAGLDHLSRDLARWDALPLDARVRPWADLLERADGLHPAAPGDPVLQTDLALPLAGRGLHAEVAAEAARAAELLLRLSPLPAGPPRLESYRRAFLSRYGAERRVPLLDLLDPDVGLGPPTDSSAHQRSTPQPPQRNRLLLGLALAANREHRQSVDLTDEQIEALTVSRPDPAACPLSLELALFLTAASPAALDAGEFRLVVGPNLGAPAAGRHLGRFADLLGPEARTALDEIARAEQEASPDTLFAEVVYLPHRARSANVAIRPAVRTHEIVLGTGPGVPHRDAIPLRELVVGLHEGRFSVEWPAADARITGVQGHMLNSMGAPAPVRFLLDAAADGRCQPSLFSWGPANGFPFLPRVQYGRTVLALAQWRLDAADLPTGAGEEFAAALSAWRQRWAVPHLVYLCVGDNRLLLDLADPDQVEVAREELRALRGTQALQLQEALPQPQDAWLPGPDGRHVCELVVPLVRARAAAVDPAGLDGHPAGHAHAAADTVAAGTRFRPPGSDWLYLKLYGSPWQQDELIAGPLRTFAEFATAAGLADNWFFIRYSDTDSHLRIRFHGERSALLGPLMDQACRWAEDLLATGAATRLAFDTYEREVERYGGNDGVRAAEEVFGADSTSVAWLLQAGEEEEIPLDRTALAVSSVDDLLDTLGLSEPERLAFLRGAAETTREGGDEYRRRGNDLRLALAGPDRPDTEVLRLLLAQRRTALAPAAALLAALRQDGRLRRSHGALCRSYVHMHLNRLGLGPAGDGEGLVLELLRRTREGLAKAPVT, from the coding sequence ATGACGGTCAACGACCCTGAGCACCGCCGCCGCGCGCAGCCGATCTACCGGCCGCTGGGCTGGGCGGTGGTGCGGGCACCGCTGCTCCCGGTGGACGCGCTCGCCACCGCCGGCGCGGCCACCGGCGGCGACACCCTGATGCCCGACGCGCCGCAGGTCCGCCTCGCCGTCGAGGTGGCCAGCCGTGACCTCGCCGCAGCCCTGCACCGCACCCGCCCCGACGACCCGGAAGCTCGGCGGGTGCGCCGCAAACTGACGCGCTACCTGATCCGCATGTGCACCCGGCCGACGCCCTTCGGTGTCTTCGCCGGCGTCGGCCTGGCCCGCTGGAGCGACCACACTGATCTGGCGCTCGGGCCGTACCCGCCGCGCACCCGCACCCGGCCGGACATGGCGTGGCTGCTCGGGCTCATCCACCGTCTGGAGGAGGAGCCGGAGATCCGCGCCGGCCTGCGGCTGGTCACCAACGCGGCGGTCGTCCTGCGCGGCGAGCACGCCCTGCTCCGCGACGCCGAAGCCGACGGCGCGGCGGACACCGTCTCGGTCCGGCTGACCCCGGCCGTACGGCAGGTGCTGGAGACGGCGCGACACCCGGTCGCGGCGGACGACCTGGCGGCCGGGCTCGCCGGGCTGGCGGGCGCGACCCCCGACAAGGCGGCCAGGCTGGTCGAACGGCTGCGGGCCCAGGGCTTCCTCCAGACCGATCTCCGACCGCCCCTCACCAACGGCGACCCCGCCACCCACGTCCGCGAGCGGCTGGCCGCCGTCCCCGGTGCGCGGGAGCTGGCCGCCGGGCTCGACCACCTGTCCCGGGACCTCGCCCGGTGGGACGCCCTCCCGCTCGACGCACGGGTCCGACCCTGGGCTGACCTGCTGGAACGCGCCGACGGGCTGCACCCGGCGGCGCCCGGAGACCCCGTCCTCCAGACCGACCTGGCCCTTCCCCTGGCCGGCCGGGGCCTGCACGCCGAGGTGGCGGCGGAGGCGGCCCGCGCCGCCGAGCTGCTGCTCCGGCTGAGTCCCCTCCCGGCCGGCCCGCCCCGCCTGGAGTCCTACCGGCGGGCGTTCCTGAGCCGTTACGGGGCGGAGCGCCGGGTTCCCCTGTTGGACCTGCTAGACCCGGACGTGGGGCTCGGACCCCCGACCGACTCGTCGGCCCACCAGCGCTCGACCCCGCAGCCGCCGCAGCGCAACCGGCTGCTGCTCGGCCTCGCCCTCGCCGCCAACCGGGAGCACCGCCAGAGCGTCGACCTGACCGACGAGCAGATCGAGGCACTCACCGTGTCCCGGCCCGATCCGGCCGCCTGCCCGCTCTCACTGGAGCTCGCGCTGTTCCTCACCGCCGCTTCGCCCGCCGCCCTGGACGCGGGTGAGTTCCGGCTGGTCGTCGGCCCCAACCTCGGCGCCCCGGCCGCCGGCCGTCACCTCGGCCGGTTCGCCGACCTGCTCGGCCCGGAGGCCCGTACCGCCCTCGACGAGATCGCCCGGGCCGAGCAGGAGGCCAGCCCCGACACGCTGTTCGCCGAGGTCGTCTACCTGCCGCACCGGGCGCGCTCCGCCAACGTCGCGATCCGGCCGGCGGTCCGGACCCACGAGATCGTGCTCGGCACCGGGCCCGGGGTGCCGCACCGGGACGCCATCCCGCTGCGCGAGCTGGTCGTGGGCCTGCACGAGGGCCGGTTCAGCGTCGAGTGGCCCGCCGCCGACGCCCGGATCACCGGGGTGCAGGGCCACATGCTCAACAGCATGGGCGCACCCGCCCCGGTCCGCTTCCTGCTGGACGCCGCCGCCGACGGGCGCTGCCAGCCCTCGCTGTTCTCCTGGGGCCCGGCGAACGGCTTCCCGTTCCTGCCCCGGGTCCAGTACGGCCGCACCGTGCTCGCCCTCGCGCAGTGGCGGCTCGACGCGGCCGACCTGCCCACCGGCGCGGGCGAGGAGTTCGCGGCCGCGCTGTCGGCCTGGCGGCAGCGGTGGGCCGTCCCGCATCTGGTCTACCTGTGCGTCGGCGACAACCGCCTGCTGCTCGACCTCGCCGACCCCGACCAGGTCGAGGTGGCGCGCGAGGAACTGCGGGCCCTGCGCGGCACGCAGGCGCTGCAGCTCCAGGAGGCGTTGCCGCAGCCGCAGGACGCCTGGCTGCCCGGGCCGGACGGCCGCCACGTCTGCGAGCTCGTCGTTCCGCTGGTGCGCGCGCGGGCCGCGGCCGTGGACCCGGCAGGGCTCGACGGGCACCCGGCCGGTCACGCGCACGCGGCCGCCGACACCGTGGCGGCGGGCACCCGGTTCCGGCCGCCCGGAAGTGACTGGCTGTACCTCAAGCTCTACGGCAGCCCCTGGCAGCAGGACGAGCTGATCGCGGGACCGCTGCGCACCTTCGCCGAGTTCGCCACCGCCGCCGGACTGGCCGACAACTGGTTCTTCATCCGCTACTCGGACACGGACAGCCACCTGCGGATCCGCTTCCACGGCGAGCGGTCCGCCCTGCTCGGCCCGCTGATGGACCAGGCCTGCCGCTGGGCGGAAGACCTGCTGGCGACCGGGGCCGCCACCAGGCTCGCCTTCGACACCTACGAGCGGGAGGTCGAACGCTACGGCGGCAACGACGGGGTACGGGCGGCCGAGGAGGTCTTCGGCGCGGACAGCACCTCGGTCGCCTGGCTGCTCCAGGCGGGCGAGGAGGAGGAAATCCCGCTCGACCGCACGGCGTTGGCGGTGAGCAGCGTCGACGACCTGCTCGACACCCTGGGCCTGTCCGAGCCGGAACGGCTGGCGTTCCTGCGCGGCGCCGCCGAGACCACACGCGAGGGCGGCGACGAGTACCGCCGCCGCGGCAACGACCTGCGCCTGGCCCTCGCCGGTCCGGACCGGCCCGACACCGAGGTCCTGCGCCTGCTGCTGGCCCAGCGCCGCACCGCCCTCGCCCCTGCGGCCGCCCTGCTCGCCGCACTGCGCCAGGACGGCAGGCTCCGGCGCAGCCACGGCGCGCTGTGCCGCAGCTACGTCCACATGCACCTCAACCGGCTCGGCCTGGGCCCGGCGGGCGACGGCGAAGGGCTGGTCCTCGAACTGCTGCGCCGCACCCGCGAGGGCCTGGCCAAAGCACCCGTCACTTGA
- a CDS encoding lanthionine synthetase C family protein, whose amino-acid sequence MTRRELADATSTFGARSSFGSPTADGRDPEPRPWRSVLDGDRRAAALAAADTAAERCVDRARICEALAGAARQTRLPRTIDWLSPGVARGDAGIALLCAYIDQCRPGQGWDETGHHFLVTGLEGIGQNAARIGSGLYSGLGGTAFAVAALSRDGTRYRRALGALDDELVPRAQLMAARLAEGRHGRPVSDFDLVSGASGLAAGLLPRDPHGSLADLLGALVHLASPNGATPHWATPEDQLGDPATRPIYPYGNLNCGLAHGIPGPLAILALALRAGREAPGQAAAVRYLADWLTAHRLDDAWGVNWPSAIPLPAAPGRPPPPDPGPARSSWCYGSPGIARALWHAGEALDDGQLRDFAVEAVTRVLQRPDAARQLASPTFCHGVAGLLQVVLRFAHDTGLPQFTAGAEQLVDQLLDHFDPDRPLGYAAVEPAGNRVDSPGLLDGAPGVVMVLLAAATDTEPTWDRFFLLS is encoded by the coding sequence ATGACGCGACGCGAACTCGCCGACGCGACAAGCACTTTCGGCGCGAGAAGCAGTTTCGGGTCGCCGACGGCCGACGGGCGAGACCCGGAGCCGCGCCCGTGGCGCAGCGTGCTCGACGGCGACCGGCGGGCGGCCGCGCTCGCCGCCGCCGATACCGCCGCCGAGCGCTGCGTGGATCGCGCCCGCATCTGCGAGGCGCTGGCCGGTGCCGCCCGTCAGACCCGCCTCCCCCGGACGATCGACTGGCTCTCCCCCGGGGTGGCCAGGGGAGACGCCGGAATCGCGCTGCTCTGCGCGTACATCGACCAGTGTCGGCCCGGACAGGGGTGGGACGAGACCGGCCACCACTTCCTCGTCACCGGGCTCGAAGGCATCGGGCAGAATGCCGCGCGGATCGGCTCCGGCCTCTACAGCGGGCTCGGCGGCACGGCGTTCGCCGTCGCCGCGCTCAGCCGCGACGGCACGCGCTACCGCCGTGCGCTCGGCGCCCTCGACGACGAACTGGTGCCCCGCGCACAGCTCATGGCCGCGCGGCTCGCCGAGGGCCGCCACGGTCGGCCGGTGAGCGACTTCGACCTGGTCTCCGGGGCGAGCGGACTGGCCGCCGGCCTGCTGCCGCGCGATCCGCACGGCTCGCTCGCAGACCTGCTCGGCGCGCTGGTCCACCTGGCCTCGCCGAACGGCGCGACGCCGCACTGGGCCACGCCGGAGGACCAGCTCGGTGACCCCGCGACGCGGCCCATCTACCCGTACGGCAACCTCAACTGCGGGCTGGCGCACGGGATTCCCGGGCCCCTGGCGATCCTCGCCCTCGCCCTGCGGGCCGGCCGTGAGGCACCCGGCCAGGCGGCGGCGGTCCGCTACCTGGCCGACTGGCTGACCGCGCACCGCCTCGACGACGCGTGGGGCGTCAACTGGCCGTCGGCCATCCCGCTGCCAGCGGCGCCCGGACGACCCCCGCCGCCGGACCCCGGCCCGGCGCGCAGCTCCTGGTGCTACGGCAGCCCCGGGATCGCGCGGGCACTCTGGCACGCCGGCGAGGCCCTGGACGACGGACAGCTGCGCGACTTCGCCGTCGAGGCCGTCACCCGCGTGCTGCAGCGGCCCGACGCCGCCCGCCAGCTCGCCTCGCCCACGTTCTGCCACGGCGTCGCCGGACTGCTCCAGGTGGTACTGCGCTTCGCCCACGACACCGGCCTGCCACAGTTCACCGCCGGGGCCGAGCAGTTGGTCGACCAGCTGCTCGATCACTTCGATCCCGACCGTCCGCTCGGGTACGCCGCGGTGGAACCGGCCGGCAACCGGGTGGACTCGCCCGGCCTGCTCGACGGAGCCCCCGGCGTCGTCATGGTCCTGCTGGCCGCCGCAACCGACACCGAGCCCACCTGGGACCGGTTCTTCCTGCTGTCATGA